In the Psychromicrobium lacuslunae genome, GTCACTCGGCCGGGAGCGGCAATCGAGATCGGGCCATGGCGGTATTCCATCGCCGGGTAGGCCTCGGTCCAGCCCTGCACGGCTTCACGCATTTTCAAGGCTGCCTCTTGAGCGAGACCGTTCGTCCAGCCCTGACCCAGGAAGCTGAATTGTTCGGCGGCAATAAGTTCAGCTGAAATGTCCTCGGCAAGGGCTCGCTCGGCATCGGCAATCGCCGGTTCCAGGTCGATGCCGAGGCTGCTGAGTAGGTAGCACAATGCGGTGGTGGCAAAACGGGTCTGCACCACTGAGCGCTCGTCCGCATAGGGAAGCTTCACCACGGAATCTGCCAGCGCGACTGCGGGTGAGTCAATGTCACCCACGATCAGGGTGCTGGGCAGTTTGCCTTTGATTTGTTCCAGTACTGCAAGCACCTCGGTGGTGGTACCGGAACGGGTCAGCGCGATCACGGCGTCGTAGCCGCGGTCCAGAAAAGCCTCGGTGGCGGTAAAAGCGTCTGTCTCACCCAGGCCGGCGGATTCGCGAGCGACGGCATAGCTCTGCGCCATGAACCAGGAGGTGCCACAACCAATCACGGCAACCCGGGCGCCGTTCGGTGGCAGCAATCGCTGACCGTCCTGTTGCTCAGCCTCAGACTGCGCAATGGCCTGACGCCAAACATCCGGCTGGCTACGCAGCTCGGCCTCCATAAAGACGCCACCGCGGGCGAGCTGTTCAGTCATAGAGACATTCTCCTCGATCAAAGTCAGAAAACCGTTGTTCCCATCGTGCCTGCTTTGTTAAAAAACGCTGCGCTGGAGCGGGTTCGAGGCCGCGTAGCTAGCTCAAAACAGACTAATCAAAGCCTACCATGAGTGACTTAACATGATGTCTTTTGGTGTATTTCGAGCAATCAACAGCGCCAAATGATCATTTTTGTGATTAAAACCCTTGTGATTGAGAACACACTCAGGCACACTAAAGAGCATTCACAGCTCGGCCTCGTGCAGAAAGAGTTTCCTTATGAGTGCAGTCGTTTCCGCCGCCTTGACCCGTCAGGGCCTGGCGTTTCTCTCCGCCGCAGCCCTCTCCTTCGGCGGCCTGGCATTGACCGCGGGCAGCGCCTCGGCGGCCCCTGGCGGGGTGCTACCCGCCAACGCCGAGCAGATCAGTTCCGGGCAGCTTCGGGTCGTGGTCTCTAAGACCTTCCCACAGGCGCTGAGCTACACCGAGGTCTCCAGCCGCAAACAACTCAGCGGCGCCAGCTCAATAACACAGCAGATCACCATCAACGGGGTCGATCAACCGGTCACGGTCAGCAGCAAAAAGATCGATGCTCGCACCATGGAGTACGAACTGACTCCCAGCAAGCTGAGCGGCGTTTCGCTCTCAGCCCAGCTCAGCGTGCAGGCCCAAACGGTGAGTTTCAATATCACCAAGATCACCGACACCCCGGAGAACCGGGTCAATAACCTGCAAATCAAGAACCAAGATCTTGTCACTGTCTCTTCCAAGGACCCGCAGGCTAGCGTCGCCTCGGCCGTCGTCTCGGTCAACCGTGCTGTTTCCGGAGACACCATCACCGCCATCAATGCCAGCACCCCGCTAGATGCCAGTGCGAAATCGGCGAAACTCTCCCTTGCCAGCAACGGTCAGCTAGCGGCTGGTTTCGAGAACAATTCGCTCTACGATTCTGGTAGCCCAAGTGCACCCTCGGAGCGCGGCAAGTTCTGGCGGCAGGCCGTTTCGGACGGCGCAGGCGGGGTCAAAATGGGAATTTCCTCGGGGGCGTGGCTATACCGCGCTAACGGCTCCGAGCAGACCGAAGAACTACCTTGGAGCAAGGTCGTGATCACCGGTGATGCAAACTCCGATGGCAGGGTCGACTGGCAAGACGGCGCGATTGCCTATCGCGGCATCGAAACCAAACCCGCTGGCGCAGCTGATGTGAAGAACCGCGTCATTACCCATATTCCCTTCAATTTCGCCTCGCAAGCCACTCACCCCTTCCTCAAAACACTCGATGATGTGAAGCATATTTCGCTCGCCACCGATGGTCTCGGTCAAATGGCGCTCCTCAAGGGTTACACCTCGGAGGGTCACGACTCGGCCAATTCTGACTTCGGCGGAAACTACAACACGCGAGCCGGTGGCCTGGGCGATCTCAATCAACTGCTGCAAGGTGGCGCGGCTTATGGGGCAACCTTCGGGGTGCACATTAACAACACCGAGGCTTACCCTGAGGCGAACTCCTTCAATGACGGTTTCGTCGATAAGACCAAGAAGGGCTGGAACTGGCTGGATCAGTCCTATTACATCGATCAGCAAAAGGACATCCTCTCCGGCAGCCAAAATGCCCGGGTACAACAGTTACGCACCGAGACGAATGCCAACCTGACCATGGCCTACGTCGATGTGTTCTATGAGAGCGGCTGGAAATCGTATCGGCTACAAAAGAGCCTGAGTGATGCCGGTTTCTCGGTGGCTAGTGAATTTGGCACCGCGATGACCGCGAACAACACCTGGTCACACTGGGCCAACGATGAAAACTACGGCGGCAGCGATAATAAGGGCTGGAACTCACAGATCCTGCGTTTTGTCGATAACTCGCAGCGCGATATCTGGAACCCAGACCCGTTGCTGGGCACCAGCCACATCGTGGAATGGGAGGGTTGGACCGGCCAGAATGACTACAATGCCTTCCTGAAGAACGTGTGGAACAACAATGTCCCGGTGAAATTCCTGCAGCAGCAAGAAATCACTTCCTGGACACCCGGCAATATCTCCCTGACCGGTGGCCTCAGCATTAACGGCACCTCACTGGCTGATCGGGTGATCAGCCAGAACGGTGTCGCCGTGTTGAAAGGCAATGACTACTTGCTGCCTTGGTCAGCCGCAGCCGTCAAATTTGGCCCCGGCGCGAAGAACAGCACACAGCAGAACAAGCTGTACCACTACAGCTTGAAGGGCGGTAGCACTAGCTGGCAGCTCACTCCTGATTTTGCCAATGCTGACCACCTGCTGCAGTACAAGCTGACCGATACTGGCCGCGAGTTGGTCGGCAGCGTTCCGGTGGTCAATGGTCAGGTCACCCTCAGCTCGGCTGCCAATCAGGCGTATGTGCTGGTTCCGGAGGGCGCCCGGAAAACGGTTCCGGCGGTGAAGTATGGTGTTGGCACACCGATTCAGGATCCTGGTTTTGACGCCAACACGCTCAAAGCCTGGAAGCCTACCGGCGGTGCCGCCGTGCAACGCACCGCTAAGGGGCTGCTGGTGGCCAAACTTGGTCAGGATGCCTCCAGCATCTCGCAGACCCTGCAGCCCGTACAGCAGGCCGGAACCTATTCGGTCAGCGCTTGGTTGGAAATTGAGCCGGGCAAGAAACGGGCCACCACGCTAAGCGTGACGCCGAGCGGCGGCAAGCCGGTCAGCGTCATCGTCGACAGCTCCGGGGCGAAGAACCAAGTTGCTGCCGATGATAAATCGGGCAGTTACTTCCAACGAATCCGGGTTCTCGTCGATTTACGCCCGGGCCAAACCGCCAAGCTCAGCATCTCCGCTGGGGCTGGCGATGCCGCTGTGCGTATCGACGATGTCAGAATGGTGAAAACGGTCAGGGTGCCAACCTCCGGCGTGCTTTCCGAAGACTTTGAGGGTGTCGATCAAGGTTGGGGGCCTTTTGTTAAGGGCGACGCCGGTGGCGTCACCGATCCGCGCACCCACATTGCCAAACTGAACGCTCCGTATACCCAGTCGGGCTGGAATGCTAAGACCACCTCCGACACTCTGGCCGGTCAGTACTCCCTGCACTCGCATGAAGAGAATCAGGGTTTGGTGTATCGCACCAGCAACTACACGCTGCCCCTGCAGCCCGGCCACCAGTACAAGGTTTCCTTCGATTACCAGTCCTCGCTAGCGAATCAATACGCCTGGGTGAGCGGTTACGACAACGGCGGCAGCACCGTGCAGACCTCGAGCAACGCTATCCCGGTCGCCACCGAAACTACTCGCTGGAATCAGACCTTTACCGCCAGCGGTTGCGGACCCAATTGGGTCGGGCTTTCCCGTACTGGTAGCAGCGCTGGCGCCGAATTCACCCTGGATAATTTCCTGGTCGAGGACCTCGGAGCGTCCAGCGAAACTCCAGCCTGCGCCTCGCTTTCGGTAGTTTCGAATCAGCCGGTGATCGAGCAGGGCACCGAGAACAGCTTCAGCACTACCTTCAAGAGCACCGAGGCCGCACCGATCAGCAATCTCTCGGTGGCGCTGAAACTGCCCGAAGGTTGGACGGCGATCGCCAGCACACCAGCCACGGCAGCCACGCTGCCCTCCGGCGGCACCCTGACCACACAGTGGAAGGTCAAGGTGCCAGCTAGTGCAGACGGCAACTATTCGGTGCAGGCCAACGCTGGGTACAGCACCACGGTGGCCCCGCTCGGACAGCGCAATGCCTCAGCTGAGGCTAAGGTCTACACGCTGCCTCAGCCGCCGAGCAAGAACACCTATGCCTCTGATCTGCAGTGGATCGGCACCCCGAGCAACGGCTGGGGTCCGCTAGAAAAGGACCAGGCAAATGGTGAGCAAGGTGAAGGTGACGGCCCGCCGCTGACCCTGGGCGGGAAGGTCTATGCCAAAGGACTTGGTGCGCATGCGGCTTCGAGCGTTCGCTACTATCTGGGTGCGCAGTGCACGGCTTTCAGCTCGGTGATCGGCATTGACGACATCCAAAAGACCAAGGGTGCGGTGGAGTTCTCAGTAGTCGGCGACGGCAAAGTGCTCTACACCTCCCCCACCTTGAAGGGCGGCGGCACTCCGGTCAGCATTAGTGTTCCACTGAGCGGAGTGAAGTACGTGGATCTCAAAGTTGGTTTTTCAACGCCAAGCAACGGTAATGACTGGGCGGATTGGGCCGACGCACAGTTCCAGTGCGGCAGCTAATCACTAGCTAAAGTCGCCACTTAGTCAGCGAAGAACAATGGAGGGTGGTTTGGACCGCGGGCCAAACCACCCTCCATTGTTCAGCTGACAATTGTTCAGGTGACGGCGTTGCGCAGCTTGAATTCGTCACGGTCCCAAGACCGGGTGTCCAGGATTTCCCGCAGTACCTCTACCGCGTCCCAAACATCGGCATAGCCGAGGTAAAGCGGAGTGATGCCGAAGCGTAGCACCTCGGGCTCCCGGTAATCTCCAATCACTCCGCGCGCGATCAGCGCACTCATCACCGCGTAGCCTTCCGGATGCCGGAAGCTGACGTGGCTGCCGCGCTTTGCGTGCTCGCGAGGAGTAATGAGCTCCAGCGGATGCTCGGCACATCGTTGTTCGACGAGCGCAATGAAAAGATCGGTCAGTTCGAGCGACTTCGCGCGGACCGCAGCAGCGTCGGCGTCGAGCATAATGTCGAGGCCTATTTCGACCATCGCTAGTGCCGAGATGGGTTGAGTGCCGCAGAGAAATCTGCCGATGTTATTGGCGGGGGTGTAACTATCGGCCATCTCAAACGGCTTAGCGTGCGACCACCAGCCGGTCAGTGGCTGCCAGAAACGTCCCTGATGACGGGCGTTGACCCAGATGAAAGCCGGTGAACCCGGTCCGCCGTTCAGGTATTTGTAGGTACAACCCACCGCGTAATCAGCGTCGGCAGCATTGAGATCAACCTCGACGGCGCCCGCGGCGTGCGCGAGGTCCCAAATAACCAAGGCACCATGCCGGTGAGCGGCTGCCGTGACGTCAGCCATCTCCCACATCGCCCCGGTTCGGTAGTTGACATGCGAAAGCGCCAGCACCGCCGTTGAATCATCGAGCGCTTCCGCTAGCGGCAGGTCCTCGTCGATGAGTCGCACCTCGTAGCGGACCCCGGACTCTTCCGCCACCGAATTCAAAAAATCAGTGATTCCCTCGGCGATATAGACGTCTGTGGGGAAGTTGTCCCGCTCGGTGACAATCACCCGTTTCTCCGGGTGATCGACTTGCTGGATCCTGATCGCCGAGGCAAGCGCTTTGAAAAGGTTCAAACTAGTGGTGTCGGTGACAACTGTTTCGCCCTGCCGGCCCCCGACCAGGCGCGAAATCTTATCGCCCAGCTTGCCGGGAAGATCGAACCAACCCGCGGTGTTCCAACTCCGAATCAGCCCCTCTCCCCATTCAGCGCTCACTACTTCTTGAACCCGCTCCAGCGCTCCCGCCGGCCGCGCACCAAGCGAGTTACCATCAAGGTAAATCACACCCTCCGGAAGCAAAAAACGGTTCTTAAAGAGCGCCAATGGATCGCTTCGATCTGCGACCACGCAGGACTCACGACTGAGCGCGCCGGTGATTGGTGACTGGGCCATTTGGGTTCCTCTGCGGCTGAAATCCACTAATAGTACGAGTAGTGCCAGGATAGAATATTCAACAAGAAGAGTCTGCCAGTTTTGAATATTAGCTAAATATTAGGGTGGTTTTTTATGTTGAATTCGGATGCGATTCGTGAACCACATCCTGAATCGAAGCCAATTCGGTTCGACGAAGCGGATCTGGTGATCCTTCGCGAACTATCCCAGGACGCCAGAGTGCCTAACAACATACTCGCCCAACGTGCTGGTCTGGCCCCCTCGACTTGTCTCAACCGGGTTCGGACACTTCGAGAGGCCGGTGTCATCAGGGGCTTCCATGCAGATCTTGATCTTTCTAGCCTGGGCCTCGACGTGGCAGCGATGATTTCAATCCGAGTGCACTCACAAGCCCGCAAGAAGATGCTGGAGCTAGCTAGAACACTGCGCGATCTACCGGAGACGCTCAATGTGTTCGTGCTCGGTGGAGAGTACGACCTGCTGCTACATGTGGTGTGCGGCTCCACTGCTGATTTGCGAAAATTTGTTGAGAAGCAGCTGGGTGGTAACCCAGCCTTTATAAATACCCAAACCACACTGATCTTCGAACATCTACAGCCCGCCGCGAAGAGCCGATCAATTTCTCACTAAGCCGGAGAACCCGGCACAGAATAAGCATTGTGACGGACCCAAACAGAGTATTGGACAGATCTGTCCAATACTTGTAGTCTCGGTTTATGCCTCGCCCCAAGAAGTTCGATGCCGATCTGGTCAGCGACCAAGTACTCGACGAATTCTGGACTAACTCCTTCTCCGGAACCTCCACCGATGACCTCTGCCAGCGCACCGGACTGTCGCGAAGTAGCCTCTATAACGCCTTTAGCAATAAATCGGGTGCCTATCGTCATGCCCTGGACCACTACGGCAAACTCAAGGACGCCCAGCGGTCGCCTTACGCCGAATACGGCTCCACCGGACGCGAGGCTCTCACAGCTTTACTACACGATGTGATCACCGGGCAGCTCGCTGAAGCTGATCGTCGCACCTGCCTGGTACTGCATGCCTGTGTTGAGATCGGCACGAAAGAAGCCGATATCGCCGAGCTGACCAGAGAAAACCTGGCCGTTTTCGAGGATTTGATCTGCAGCATTGTGGAACGCGGCCAAGCCGACGGCTCGCTGCGGAACAGCCAACCTCCCCGCGAACTGGCCCGACTGGTGCATGCAGTGCTCAACGGTCTGCAAGTCCACCAAAGAGTAGCTGAAACGGACGAAAACACTCGCAGCACCATCAACACAGTGATGACTTTGCTCTAGCACAAGGAGTGCCCCACAATGACCACCAGCAGAACAAGACTGCCCTTTGCGGTTTTTCTTATCGGCCTGGGCATCTTCTGCCTCGGCACCTCGGAATTCATGATCGCCGGCTTACTTCCCGATATCACCGCCGACCTCGGTATCGATATCCCGCAGGCGGGCTGGCTTATCACCATCTTCGCAATTGGCATGTTAATCGGCGCACCCGCGATGACCCTGCTTACCCTCAAACTGCCCCGTAAGATCACCCTATTAGCTGCCTGCCTGGTCTTCATCCTGAGCCATTTGATCGGCGCCACCACAACTAACTTCACCCTGCTGCTGATCAGCAGGGGGCTCGCCGCCATCGCCTGCGCAACCTTCTGGTCGGTGGGTTCGGTGGTCGCAGTGACCATTGCTGGCCCGGGAAAAACCGCACAAGCCTTGGCAGTCACTGTCGGTGGGCTCACCGTCTCCAACATTATTGGTGTCCCCGCAGGCACCTGGTTGGGCTCCCACTTCGGTTGGCAATCAGCGTTCTGGGCAGTGGCGGCCCTCACCGCACTGGCCGCAGTGGCCTTACTGGTGTTGATCCCGCGCACCGATAACCAGGCCAAACCAAAGTTATCGGTGATGGTTCGCGCCGAGCTGCAAGCCTTCCGGCAGGGCCGCATCTGGCTTGCCCTGCTGACCACAATGCTCTTTCAGGCCGCGGTATTTGCAACCTTCTCTTACCTGGCCCCGTTAATGATTGAGATCGCCGGCATTCCCGAATCCGCGGTTGCCGGAGTGTTGTTCGTCTTCGGTCTCGGCTCGCTGATCGGGGTCACCCTCGGTGGGCGCTACGCAGACCGAAATCCGCTGTTGAATATTCTGCTCAGTCTCAGCAGTATGACTCTGGCGCTTGCCGCTCTCTTGCTTTTCGCCAACCAACCCTGGGGCCTGGTGATCGCTATCTTCTTCTTCGGGCTGACTGGCTTCTCCATTGCAGCGGCTTTGAACACCAGGGTGTTTGGTTTTGCCGGCGCGGCGCCAACCTTGGCCGCCTCGGTGAGTACCTCGGCTTTTAACATTGGCAATGCACTCGGACCCTGGCTAGGTGGCCTGGTCATCGGCCTGGGGTTAGGCCTGCGGGCCCCGATCTGGATCTCGATTGCCTTAGCCTTACTGGCGATTGGCGTTGCGCTGATTTCGCGCCGCGTTGAAAAGACCCCAGCGCCGGCATCCGCCAGCGCTGCTATCCCCGAACCGGAAAGTATTACATCATGACTCCTCGATTCATTGATCAGCAGGTCTTAGTGGTCGGCGGTGGCTCGGGTTTGGGCCGGGCGGTAGCAATTGCCTTTGCTGCAGAGGGCGCCAAGGTTGGTTTGATTGGACGTACCGAAGAGACCCTGAGGGAGAGCTTGGCGGCACTGGCCGGAGACGGTCATGCGCTGCTGACCGCGGATATCACCAATGCGGCGGAAATTTCTACAGCCGTGGCAGAGCTAAGCGAGACGCTGGGTGGCCTGGACGTCGCGGTCAACACCGCGGGCGCACTTTTACAGCCCGCTCCCTTCGGCGACGTCGCTGCCGAGCAAGCCGCGGCACTGTTCAACACCAACGTTCTGGGCACCTGGAACGCGATGAGCGCAGAGGTTCAGCAGCTGCGCCGCGGTCACGGTGGAGTGATTATTAACTTCTCCTCCACCATCGGGGCGCACCGCACCGTGCCAGGCTTCGCCGCTTACGGTGCCTCCAAGGCAGCGGTCAGCGCCATGAGTCGGGCAGCGGCGCTCGACCATATTCGCGAAGGCATTCGGATTGCGGTGATTAGCCCCGGCGCATCGGACACCGAGATGTCTTTCCGGAGCGGGGAGAGCAGTGATGACCGGGCGGCACGGGTAGCCAAGACGAATCCGCTGGGCCGGATCGGTAGTCTGCAGGAAATCGCAGCTGCAACGCTCTTCCTAGCCTCCGAGGACTCGGCTTTCACGGTCGGCGCCGACTTCGTGCTCGATGGCGGGACCAGCGCCTAGCTACGAGGTTGACCGGCGACCAGCTGGCCGGCTCGCCAAACCGCCCGGGTCAGCGGCATCCCGGGCCGGTACGCCAAATGGGTTGCCGAGGGTGCCTCGAGCAGCTGCAGATCGGCCCGATGACTGACTGCAAGAGAGCCGACCGCTCGAGCGCCATCCCGGTCCTCACCACGGTGCTTGCGCAGAGCGAGCGCACCGCCCCAGGTGGCAGCCCGCACCGCCTCATGCACACTGAGCCCCATTTGCAGCACCGCAGTGGTGACGCAATACGGCATTGAGGTAGTAAAGGAGGTGCCCGGGTTGCAGTTACTTGCCAGCGCGATCTGCACCCCGGCATCCAACAACCGGCGTGCCGGGGCGAGCGGTTGCCGAGTCGATAAATCGCAGGCCGGTAAACAGGTCGCGACGGTTCCTAGGTGATCGGCCCTGACGGAAGAGTCGGGCGACCAGCTCGCCGCTAAGGCGTCAATATCGGAATCATCAAGATAGTTGACATGATCGACGCTGGCGGCGGCGAATTCAACTGCCAGTTTGACCCCAGCTCCGGGCCCAAGCTGGTTGCCATGCACCCGCAAGCCCAGCCCGGCTTGCTGACAGGCCTGAAGCACCTGCCTGGACTGCTCTTCGGTAAAAGCACCGCGTTCACAAAACACGTCGGCCCATTGCACCCAAGGCAAAACTGCCTGCAGCATTGGCCCGCTGACCAGCGCGGTGTAGTCATCAGGATCGATCCCGGCGGGCACCAAATGCGCACCCAGAAAAGTCACCTGATCAGCCACCCGGCTGGCAATCTGGGCGCTACGCACCTCATGAGCCAGGTCGAGACCGTAGCCGGTTTTAGTTTCCAGATAGGTGCTGCCCTGGCTGCGCGCTTCGAGCACCCGGGCGCTGGCCAGTTCTTCTAGCTCTTGATCACTCGCCCCGCGGGTAGCGTCGACGGTGACCGCGATACCGCCAGCCGCGTAACCCTGCCCGGACATTCTGGCTTCGAACTCAGCGGTCCGATCCCCGGCGAAGATCAGGTGATTATGTGAATCAACCCAGCCCGGCAGCACCGCTCGGCCCGCCGCGTCAATCAACTGATCGGCCGCCGGAGCGGCCTTAGCAGAGCCGATCCAAGAAATCCGTTCGCCTTCGAAGAGCACAGCGGCGTCCCGCAGCACACCGGTGTCGGTGTCCTCGCGCTGCAAATCCTGTGTGACCAATTCACCGATATTGGTGATCAGCCAGCTGCCCGCCGACGAGTCGGACTCGGTTGCGGTTTGGGTCGTGACGCTCATCAGTTTCCCTCTCCTTGGTTCATTCTTGGGCCTGGTTCATTCTTGGGCCTGCTCAATCGCTTCCAAGGCTGTCCGTAGCAGCTTCGCCGGATCCCCTAAGCTGGTGTGGCTGCCGTTGCTGGCGATTTCGCTGCCAGCAATTCTGACGCTCAGCACATCCTGCGCGG is a window encoding:
- a CDS encoding SIS domain-containing protein, which codes for MTEQLARGGVFMEAELRSQPDVWRQAIAQSEAEQQDGQRLLPPNGARVAVIGCGTSWFMAQSYAVARESAGLGETDAFTATEAFLDRGYDAVIALTRSGTTTEVLAVLEQIKGKLPSTLIVGDIDSPAVALADSVVKLPYADERSVVQTRFATTALCYLLSSLGIDLEPAIADAERALAEDISAELIAAEQFSFLGQGWTNGLAQEAALKMREAVQGWTEAYPAMEYRHGPISIAAPGRVTWMLGEAPSGLAEEVQRTGASFIAKAAHPLAELVLIHRVALDRARARGLDPDSPRNLSRSVILDD
- a CDS encoding endo-alpha-N-acetylgalactosaminidase family protein; this translates as MSAVVSAALTRQGLAFLSAAALSFGGLALTAGSASAAPGGVLPANAEQISSGQLRVVVSKTFPQALSYTEVSSRKQLSGASSITQQITINGVDQPVTVSSKKIDARTMEYELTPSKLSGVSLSAQLSVQAQTVSFNITKITDTPENRVNNLQIKNQDLVTVSSKDPQASVASAVVSVNRAVSGDTITAINASTPLDASAKSAKLSLASNGQLAAGFENNSLYDSGSPSAPSERGKFWRQAVSDGAGGVKMGISSGAWLYRANGSEQTEELPWSKVVITGDANSDGRVDWQDGAIAYRGIETKPAGAADVKNRVITHIPFNFASQATHPFLKTLDDVKHISLATDGLGQMALLKGYTSEGHDSANSDFGGNYNTRAGGLGDLNQLLQGGAAYGATFGVHINNTEAYPEANSFNDGFVDKTKKGWNWLDQSYYIDQQKDILSGSQNARVQQLRTETNANLTMAYVDVFYESGWKSYRLQKSLSDAGFSVASEFGTAMTANNTWSHWANDENYGGSDNKGWNSQILRFVDNSQRDIWNPDPLLGTSHIVEWEGWTGQNDYNAFLKNVWNNNVPVKFLQQQEITSWTPGNISLTGGLSINGTSLADRVISQNGVAVLKGNDYLLPWSAAAVKFGPGAKNSTQQNKLYHYSLKGGSTSWQLTPDFANADHLLQYKLTDTGRELVGSVPVVNGQVTLSSAANQAYVLVPEGARKTVPAVKYGVGTPIQDPGFDANTLKAWKPTGGAAVQRTAKGLLVAKLGQDASSISQTLQPVQQAGTYSVSAWLEIEPGKKRATTLSVTPSGGKPVSVIVDSSGAKNQVAADDKSGSYFQRIRVLVDLRPGQTAKLSISAGAGDAAVRIDDVRMVKTVRVPTSGVLSEDFEGVDQGWGPFVKGDAGGVTDPRTHIAKLNAPYTQSGWNAKTTSDTLAGQYSLHSHEENQGLVYRTSNYTLPLQPGHQYKVSFDYQSSLANQYAWVSGYDNGGSTVQTSSNAIPVATETTRWNQTFTASGCGPNWVGLSRTGSSAGAEFTLDNFLVEDLGASSETPACASLSVVSNQPVIEQGTENSFSTTFKSTEAAPISNLSVALKLPEGWTAIASTPATAATLPSGGTLTTQWKVKVPASADGNYSVQANAGYSTTVAPLGQRNASAEAKVYTLPQPPSKNTYASDLQWIGTPSNGWGPLEKDQANGEQGEGDGPPLTLGGKVYAKGLGAHAASSVRYYLGAQCTAFSSVIGIDDIQKTKGAVEFSVVGDGKVLYTSPTLKGGGTPVSISVPLSGVKYVDLKVGFSTPSNGNDWADWADAQFQCGS
- the kynU gene encoding kynureninase; the encoded protein is MAQSPITGALSRESCVVADRSDPLALFKNRFLLPEGVIYLDGNSLGARPAGALERVQEVVSAEWGEGLIRSWNTAGWFDLPGKLGDKISRLVGGRQGETVVTDTTSLNLFKALASAIRIQQVDHPEKRVIVTERDNFPTDVYIAEGITDFLNSVAEESGVRYEVRLIDEDLPLAEALDDSTAVLALSHVNYRTGAMWEMADVTAAAHRHGALVIWDLAHAAGAVEVDLNAADADYAVGCTYKYLNGGPGSPAFIWVNARHQGRFWQPLTGWWSHAKPFEMADSYTPANNIGRFLCGTQPISALAMVEIGLDIMLDADAAAVRAKSLELTDLFIALVEQRCAEHPLELITPREHAKRGSHVSFRHPEGYAVMSALIARGVIGDYREPEVLRFGITPLYLGYADVWDAVEVLREILDTRSWDRDEFKLRNAVT
- a CDS encoding Lrp/AsnC family transcriptional regulator yields the protein MLNSDAIREPHPESKPIRFDEADLVILRELSQDARVPNNILAQRAGLAPSTCLNRVRTLREAGVIRGFHADLDLSSLGLDVAAMISIRVHSQARKKMLELARTLRDLPETLNVFVLGGEYDLLLHVVCGSTADLRKFVEKQLGGNPAFINTQTTLIFEHLQPAAKSRSISH
- a CDS encoding TetR/AcrR family transcriptional regulator, whose product is MPRPKKFDADLVSDQVLDEFWTNSFSGTSTDDLCQRTGLSRSSLYNAFSNKSGAYRHALDHYGKLKDAQRSPYAEYGSTGREALTALLHDVITGQLAEADRRTCLVLHACVEIGTKEADIAELTRENLAVFEDLICSIVERGQADGSLRNSQPPRELARLVHAVLNGLQVHQRVAETDENTRSTINTVMTLL
- a CDS encoding Cmx/CmrA family chloramphenicol efflux MFS transporter, encoding MTTSRTRLPFAVFLIGLGIFCLGTSEFMIAGLLPDITADLGIDIPQAGWLITIFAIGMLIGAPAMTLLTLKLPRKITLLAACLVFILSHLIGATTTNFTLLLISRGLAAIACATFWSVGSVVAVTIAGPGKTAQALAVTVGGLTVSNIIGVPAGTWLGSHFGWQSAFWAVAALTALAAVALLVLIPRTDNQAKPKLSVMVRAELQAFRQGRIWLALLTTMLFQAAVFATFSYLAPLMIEIAGIPESAVAGVLFVFGLGSLIGVTLGGRYADRNPLLNILLSLSSMTLALAALLLFANQPWGLVIAIFFFGLTGFSIAAALNTRVFGFAGAAPTLAASVSTSAFNIGNALGPWLGGLVIGLGLGLRAPIWISIALALLAIGVALISRRVEKTPAPASASAAIPEPESITS
- a CDS encoding SDR family NAD(P)-dependent oxidoreductase, whose translation is MTPRFIDQQVLVVGGGSGLGRAVAIAFAAEGAKVGLIGRTEETLRESLAALAGDGHALLTADITNAAEISTAVAELSETLGGLDVAVNTAGALLQPAPFGDVAAEQAAALFNTNVLGTWNAMSAEVQQLRRGHGGVIINFSSTIGAHRTVPGFAAYGASKAAVSAMSRAAALDHIREGIRIAVISPGASDTEMSFRSGESSDDRAARVAKTNPLGRIGSLQEIAAATLFLASEDSAFTVGADFVLDGGTSA
- a CDS encoding amidohydrolase family protein; translation: MSVTTQTATESDSSAGSWLITNIGELVTQDLQREDTDTGVLRDAAVLFEGERISWIGSAKAAPAADQLIDAAGRAVLPGWVDSHNHLIFAGDRTAEFEARMSGQGYAAGGIAVTVDATRGASDQELEELASARVLEARSQGSTYLETKTGYGLDLAHEVRSAQIASRVADQVTFLGAHLVPAGIDPDDYTALVSGPMLQAVLPWVQWADVFCERGAFTEEQSRQVLQACQQAGLGLRVHGNQLGPGAGVKLAVEFAAASVDHVNYLDDSDIDALAASWSPDSSVRADHLGTVATCLPACDLSTRQPLAPARRLLDAGVQIALASNCNPGTSFTTSMPYCVTTAVLQMGLSVHEAVRAATWGGALALRKHRGEDRDGARAVGSLAVSHRADLQLLEAPSATHLAYRPGMPLTRAVWRAGQLVAGQPRS